The following are encoded together in the Candidatus Binataceae bacterium genome:
- a CDS encoding DUF4838 domain-containing protein — ARSRAALPDDSFALQRIAAPAGAEGAGRRGDALVVAGASARAVLHGAYDLLGRLGARFALGRAPALPRVVWAQLEALGPYRVTPAFSRRAFASDIMTWHYEDPARLQTHLAHDRDFAAWMGHRGINAFEYIRHGQDTRLKIDEVAPMLAMRGIEPGYGGHMLPLLLPRDQFAAHPEYFPCGDDGRRTERGNLCVSSGGALELVRAGAVDMVRQNPEMAILHIWGADVRGGAWCRCGGCAAMSPQLQYMRVVNEVAAALAGEGESAPPAAYLAYHDTLEPDPALRPLDNVWFEWAPRERCYRHAIDDPACTVNPLYRESLERYLDLFDGRGHVFEYYADAILFGGMGFGMPSTVVRDLNAYHRMGLRSISCLTFGAFSALAYPVNLETFARATCFLGIDSGAALDETAAARHPGCGAAMAQAYSAVARASALALTYGDVMLPPAEPAGAAERRARLLEAAAQMRIGVAAAQAIVSGAAGAPADATARVEVGAERDLWEYSAETLEGMAGWLKARTLTGAERRATGAQAIERVDRAIRHVWEIDSVRKGTWGTHDLERLHEIWLEKLKRRLD; from the coding sequence CGCGCGCTCGCGCGCGGCGCTCCCCGACGACAGCTTCGCGCTGCAGCGCATCGCCGCGCCTGCCGGCGCCGAAGGCGCCGGCAGGCGCGGCGATGCGCTCGTCGTCGCAGGCGCCTCGGCGCGCGCCGTGCTCCACGGCGCGTACGACCTGCTCGGGCGCCTCGGCGCGCGTTTCGCGCTCGGCCGCGCACCCGCGCTGCCGCGCGTCGTGTGGGCCCAACTCGAGGCGCTCGGGCCGTACCGCGTCACGCCGGCCTTCAGCAGGCGCGCCTTCGCCTCGGACATCATGACCTGGCACTACGAGGACCCTGCGCGGCTTCAGACGCATCTCGCACACGATCGCGACTTCGCCGCGTGGATGGGGCATCGAGGCATCAACGCGTTCGAATATATCCGCCACGGGCAGGACACGCGGCTCAAGATCGACGAAGTCGCGCCAATGCTCGCCATGCGCGGCATCGAGCCTGGGTATGGCGGCCATATGCTGCCGCTTTTGCTTCCGCGCGACCAGTTCGCGGCGCATCCCGAGTATTTTCCCTGTGGAGACGACGGGCGAAGGACAGAGCGCGGCAACCTGTGTGTGTCGAGCGGCGGGGCGCTCGAGTTGGTGCGCGCGGGCGCGGTCGACATGGTGCGTCAGAACCCCGAGATGGCGATACTGCATATCTGGGGTGCGGACGTGCGGGGCGGAGCGTGGTGCCGCTGCGGCGGATGTGCAGCGATGTCGCCGCAGCTTCAATATATGAGGGTGGTGAACGAAGTCGCGGCAGCGCTCGCGGGCGAAGGCGAGTCCGCGCCGCCTGCCGCCTATCTCGCTTACCACGACACGCTGGAGCCGGATCCCGCGCTGCGTCCGCTCGACAATGTATGGTTCGAATGGGCGCCGCGCGAACGATGCTATCGTCACGCGATCGACGATCCGGCCTGCACGGTGAATCCGCTTTACCGGGAGTCGCTCGAACGTTACCTGGATTTGTTCGACGGGCGCGGTCACGTCTTCGAGTACTACGCCGACGCGATTTTGTTCGGCGGGATGGGTTTTGGGATGCCGTCAACGGTCGTGCGCGACCTTAACGCGTATCATCGGATGGGCCTGCGTAGCATCTCGTGCCTGACATTCGGCGCGTTCAGCGCGCTCGCCTATCCGGTCAACCTCGAGACCTTCGCGCGCGCGACGTGCTTCCTGGGCATCGATTCCGGCGCGGCCCTGGACGAGACCGCGGCGGCGCGGCATCCCGGATGCGGAGCGGCGATGGCGCAGGCCTATAGCGCGGTAGCGCGGGCTTCGGCGTTGGCGCTCACGTACGGCGACGTCATGCTTCCACCCGCAGAACCCGCGGGAGCGGCCGAGAGGCGAGCGCGCCTGCTCGAGGCGGCAGCGCAGATGCGCATCGGGGTGGCCGCGGCACAGGCGATAGTCTCGGGAGCGGCGGGTGCGCCGGCCGATGCGACAGCGAGAGTGGAGGTTGGCGCGGAGCGCGATTTATGGGAATACAGCGCTGAGACGCTGGAAGGCATGGCCGGGTGGCTAAAGGCGCGGACGCTGACCGGCGCGGAGCGCCGCGCGACGGGCG